One genomic window of Cinclus cinclus chromosome 6, bCinCin1.1, whole genome shotgun sequence includes the following:
- the CSRP3 gene encoding cysteine and glycine-rich protein 3 yields the protein MPNWGGGAKCGACEKTVYHAEEIQCNGRSFHKSCFLCMACRKALDSTTVAAHESEIYCKTCYGRKYGPKGVGFGQGAGCLSTDTGDHLGLNLQQGSPKPARPSTPTNASKFARKMADVDKCPRCGKSVYAAEKIMGGGKPWHKTCFRCAICGKSLESTNVTDKDGELYCKVCYAKNFGPKGIGFGGLTQVEKKECE from the exons ATGCCAAACTGGGGAGGAGGAGCCAAGTGTGGGGCCTGTGAAAAGACAGTCTACCACGCTGAGGAAATCCAGTGCAATGGAAGGAGTTTCCACAAGTCGTGCTTCCTCTGCA TGGCTTGCAGGAAGGCTCTGGACAGCACCACAGTAGCAGCTCACGAATCTGAAATCTACTGCAAAACTTGTTATGGGAGAAAATACGGCCCCAAAGGCGTTGGCTTTGGACAAGGGGCTGGATGCCTCAGCACTGACACTGGAGACCACCTGGGCTTGAATCTGCAGCA AGGGTCACCAAAGCCTGCTCGCCCTTCAACACCAACTAATGCTTCAAAGTTTGCCAGAAAGATGGCAGATGTGGATAAATGTCCCCGTTGTGGCAAATCAGTGTATGCTGCAGAGAAGATCATGGGAGGAGGAAAA CCTTGGCACAAGACCTGTTTCCGCTGCGCTATTTGTGGGAAGAGTTTAGAATCCACCAACGTTACAGACAAGGATGGAGAGCTCTACTGTAAAG tttgctATGCAAAAAATTTTGGTCCCAAAGGAATTGGGTTTGGTGGCCTCACCCAAGTGGAAAAGAAGGAGTGTGAATGA
- the ZDHHC13 gene encoding palmitoyltransferase ZDHHC13, with protein sequence MAGSGPACKSHCHGPHRPHVHSSHSVYGDQGLPGPYPTAEDPSTCDIVKATQYGMLERCKELVEAGYDVRQPDKENVTLLHWAAINNRQELVKYYISKGAIVDQLGGDLNSTPLHWAIRQGHLPMVMLLLKCGADPSLIDGEGFSSIHLAVLFQHMPIIAYLIAKGQNIDTTDFNGQTPLMLTAQKAIGPEPMRFLLKFNPSLNAVDNVQKNTALHWAIASGNTSAVDLLLEAGASLDIKNVKGETPLDIAYQSQNHFMVYMIQEEERMRNRRNNRLLKIVEKYELFLMLTSSLTFMWAIGYVMDLSSDSWLLKGGLLLSLLFGMALFVRQLVGLKNLRYLPTAFLLSSVFWMSMTWFFWFLHDTTNVILKITVMISMMGLLYYFYKTWTTDPGYIKTSEEERKENIIALAEAGCLDFRTFCTSCLVRKPLRSVHCLACQACVARYDQHSLWTGQCIGIGNHYYYLLFLFFLTMTGVWLLYGTLQYWSNHCAASFHQDGLWTYFTQTVSCSPWVSYISSVACLHTLWASGWLTVQLYQIAFLGLTSHERMNLLVQRKSSKHPVSLRRTPYNLGCFQNLADFFQCSCFGMFKPNIIDWTKQYKLFHLGKEKNVQSV encoded by the exons ATGGCGGGCAGCGGCCCGGCG TGTAAAAGCCATTGCCATGGGCCTCACCGACCTCATGTGCACAGCAGCCACAGTGTCTATGGAGATCAAGGTCTCCCAGGCCCATATCCCACTGCTGAAGATCCCAGCACCTGTGATATCGTCAAGGCTACACA GTATGGAATGCTAGAGCGATGCAAAGAGCTGGTAGAAGCAGGATATGATGTTCGACAGCCAGACAAAGAAAATGTGACTCTTCTTCACTGGGCAGCAATAAACAACAGACAGGAGCTGGTTAA ATATTACATTTCCAAAGGTGCAATAGTGGATCAGCTGGGTGGAGATTTGAATTCTACGCCCCTGCACTGGGCCATCAG ACAAGGACACCTTCCCATGGTCATGTTATTGTTGAAATGTGGAGCGGATCCCAGTCTTATTGATGGGGAAGGATTCAGTAGCATTCATTTAGCAGTGCTGTTTCAACACATGCCCATCATAGCCTACCTCATAGCAAAAGGCCAG AATATAGACACAACGGACTTCAATGGACAAACACCTTTAATGTTAACAGCACAAAAAGCCATTGG ACCAGAACCCATGAGATTTCTCTTAAAGTTTAACCCCTCTCTCAATGCTGTAGACAATGTTCAAAAGAATACTGCACTGCATTGGGCAATAGCCTCAGGAAATACTAGTGCAGTGGATCTGTTGCTGGAAGCTGGTGCCAGCCTGGACATAAAAAATGTCAAG GGAGAGACACCGCTTGACATTGCTTATCAAAGTCAGAATCACTTCATGGTTTATATGAtacaagaggaagaaagaatgaGAAACAGGAGAAATAACAGGTTACTGAAAATAGTAGAGAAATATGAG CTCTTCCTGATGTTGACATCTTCCTTGACATTCATGTGGGCCATTGGATATGTCATGGACTTAAGTTCTGATTCTTGGCTTTTAAAAGGAGGTTTGCTTCTCAGCCTGCTATTTGGGATGGCTCTGTTTGTGAG GCAACTGGTGGGACTCAAGAATCTACGGTATCTTCCCACAGCTTTTCTGCTAAGTTCAGTTTTTTGGATGTCCATGACCTGGTTTTTCTGGTTCCTGCATG ATACCACTAATGTAATTCTTAAAATCACTGTCATGATCAGCATGATGGGTCTTCTCTATTATTTCTATAAAACCTGGACTACTGATCCTGGATATATAAAGActtcagaagaagaaagaaaagag AACATTATAGCTCTTGCAGAAGCTGGTTGCTTGGACTTCAGAACATTTTGCACATCATGTCTT GTAAGAAAGCCTTTGAGATCTGTGCACTGCCTTGCTTGCCAAGCATGTGTAGCCAGATATGATCAACATTCTCTGTGGACTGGACAGTGCATAG GCATTGGGAATCATTATTACTACCTGttgttcctgtttttcctgACGATGACTGGTGTCTGGCTGCTTTATGGAACTCTTCAGT ATTGGTCCAACCACTGTGCAGCAAGTTTCCATCAAGATGGATTGTGGACGTACTTCACCCAAACCGTGTCCTGCTCTCCCTGGGTTTCCTACATCTCCTCAGTAGCCTGTTTGCACACCCTATGGGCCTCTGGGTGGCTCACTGTTCAGCTTTATCag ATTGCATTCCTGGGATTGACCTCACATGAAAGAATGAATCTCCTGGTACAGAGAAAATCCTCTAAGCATCCTGTTTCACTCAGGAGGACTCCATACAA tCTTGGATGCTTCCAGAATCTTGCAGACTTTTTTCAGTGCAGTTGCTTTGGTATGTTCAAGCCCAACATAATTGACTGGACCAAGCAATACAAACTTTTTCatctgggaaaggagaaaaatgttcaATCTGTGTAA